DNA sequence from the Paenibacillus physcomitrellae genome:
AAGAACAATCACATTTAAACTCAAATCTAACATAATTTCGAAGGAGGCTATTTTTTCATGATCAGACCTTTAGGTGAACGCGTATTGGTGGAAGCTATTGAACAAAGCGAAACTACTGCATCCGGGATCGTGCTTCCGGACACATCCAAAGAGAAGCCGCAAGAAGGCAAAATTGTTGCTGTAGGCAGCGGCACGCTGAAAGACGGCGTTCGTGTTCCTTTGGAAGTTCAAGTTGGCGACGTGGTGATCTTCTCCAAATATGCCGGCACAGAAGTGAAATACGAAGGCAAAGAATATTTGATTATGAAAGAAAGCGACATTCAAGCTATCGTTGAATAATAGACCCGCACCAAATCGAAAGACAGATTGTCTGAAATGAACAACTATAACAATCGATAATTGGGAGGTTTTCTTAAATGGCAAAAGACATTAAATTCAGTGAAGACGCTCGTCGTGCAATGCTCCGTGGTGTAGACGCTTTGGCTAACGCTGTAAAAGTAACACTCGGTCCTAAAGGCCGCAACGTGGTATTGGAGAAGAAATTCGGCAGCCCGCTCATCACCAATGACGGCGTGACAATCGCTAAAGAAATCGAGCTGGAAGATGCATTCGAGAACATGGGTGCTCAGCTGGTTAAAGAAGTAGCAACTAAAACCAACGACGTTGCCGGTGACGGTACAACTACTGCAACCGTGTTGGCACAAGCCTTGATCCGTGAAGGTTTGAAGAACGTTACTGCAGGTGCAAGCCCAATCGGACTTCGCAAAGGGATCGACAAAGCGGTTCGCGCTGCGGTTGAAGAATTGAAAGCCATCTCCAAAACCATCGAAGGCAAACAATCCATCGCTCAAGTAGCCGCTATCTCTGCTGCTGACGATGAAGTAGGCCAACTGATTGCTGAAGCTATGGAGAAAGTTGGCAAAGACGGCGTAATCACTGTAGAAGAATCCCGTGGATTCGCTACTGAGCTGGAAGTTGTAGAAGGTATGCAGTTTGACCGCGGCTACATCTCTCCTTACATGATTACGGATACCGACAAAATGGAAGCTAACCTGGATAACCCTTATATCCTGATTACAGATAAAAAGATCAGCAGCACGCAGGAAATCCTGCCTTTGCTTGAGAAAATCGTTCAACAAAGCCGTCCGCTTGTGATCATCGCTGAAGACATCGAAGGCGAAGCGCAAGCCATGCTGATCGTGAACAAACTGCGTGGTACTTTCAACGCGGTAGCTGTGAAAGCTCCTGGCTTTGGCGACCGCCGTGAAGCTATGCTGCAGGACATCGCTGCTCTGACAGGCGGCCAAGTGATCACTGAGAAATTGGGTCTTGACCTGAAATCTACTACAATCGATCAATTGGGTAACGCTCGTCAAGTTATCGTAACGAAAGAAAACACAACGATCGTTGACGGTGCTGGCGACAAAGCCGATATCGATGCTCGTGTGAACCAAATCCGTTCTCAATTGGAAGAAACAACTTCCGAGTTCGACAAAGAAAAACTGCAAGAGCGTCTGGCTAAACTCGCTGGCGGCGTTGCGGTTGTTAAAGTCGGCGCAGCTACTGAAACTGAACTGAAAGAGCGCAAACTGCGCATCGAAGACGCCCTGAACGCAACTCGCGCTGCGGTTGAAGAAGGTATCGTTTCCGGTGGTGGTACTGCCCTCGTTAACGTATATCACGCTGTTGCAGCTGTTGAAGCGGCTGGCGACGAGAAAACAGGCGTAGAGATCGTACTCCGCGCTCTGGAAGAGCCAATCCGCACAATCGCAGCTAACGCTGGCGAAGAAGGTTCCGTAATCGTGGACCGTCTGAAGAAAGAAAAAACAGGTATCGGCTTCAACGCCGCTACTGGCGAATGGGTAAACATGATCGAAGCCGGTATCGTTGACCCTGCTAAAGTAACTCGTTCCGCCTTGCAGCACGCTGCATCCGTTGCAGGTCTGTTCCTGACAACTGAAGCTGTCATCGCTGACAAGCCAGAACCTGCTGGCGCTGCTGGTGCCCCTGACATGGGCGGCATGGGCGGTATGGGCGGCATGATGTAAGAAAAGGCTGATAAAGCCTTAATCTCTACCTAAAGGTTTTAACCCACTTCTTAATTGTTAAATTAGGAAGTGGGTTTTTTATTTGATTAAATTTAGAACAATTTTTTGAAACCAATTGATTGCCACTCTTGTCATGATAAAAGTAATTGGTAACATAATTGTAGAGATAGAAAGAGAGTATTTTATTCGGGGAAAATCAATGTCTAACCATAGACCTGTCTCTCTATATGCATTAATAGAAGGGCCGATTAAGTTTACTAACAACGCGCAGATCCAAGCTGCAATTACGCTTATAATCCAGGAAGCCTTATTACGAATTGGCTTGTTTATTATATACAAACCTAGTACTGGTACCCCATAACCGCGCCTAATAAATTTACTACTAATGAAACAATAATAGATGAAATAGCCCTATAAGATCGTTAATTCAGGAGTAAATATCTACGAACGATAATCTGTAATGGGCCGCTTGATGCAAGAAAAGGCTGATAAAGCCGGCTGGCACCACAGCCCCAAACGTTTTACAATATAGGGATACATTTATCCATAAGAAAACAAAACAAAAGTGGTGATACCAATGGGGGTAACCGTTAAGGATATTTTACAATTGCCTTCCTTTCGGGGGGCCAAAGTATTAACAGGAAAGAGCAATCTGAGCCGTACGGTCTCCTCCTTGTCTGTTCTTGAGGTGTCCAATGCGGATTTTTCTTCCCAGATCGTTAATTCGGTACAGGAAGAGTGGTACGCGGAAGAACTTGTGATCAGCTCTCTTTTTTCGATAAAGGACAGTGTTGAGAAGCAATGCGAGACCATCCGTTATTTGCACGGACTTGGAGAAGTGGGGCTGATCTTATATTATG
Encoded proteins:
- the groES gene encoding co-chaperone GroES; amino-acid sequence: MIRPLGERVLVEAIEQSETTASGIVLPDTSKEKPQEGKIVAVGSGTLKDGVRVPLEVQVGDVVIFSKYAGTEVKYEGKEYLIMKESDIQAIVE
- the groL gene encoding chaperonin GroEL (60 kDa chaperone family; promotes refolding of misfolded polypeptides especially under stressful conditions; forms two stacked rings of heptamers to form a barrel-shaped 14mer; ends can be capped by GroES; misfolded proteins enter the barrel where they are refolded when GroES binds), whose product is MAKDIKFSEDARRAMLRGVDALANAVKVTLGPKGRNVVLEKKFGSPLITNDGVTIAKEIELEDAFENMGAQLVKEVATKTNDVAGDGTTTATVLAQALIREGLKNVTAGASPIGLRKGIDKAVRAAVEELKAISKTIEGKQSIAQVAAISAADDEVGQLIAEAMEKVGKDGVITVEESRGFATELEVVEGMQFDRGYISPYMITDTDKMEANLDNPYILITDKKISSTQEILPLLEKIVQQSRPLVIIAEDIEGEAQAMLIVNKLRGTFNAVAVKAPGFGDRREAMLQDIAALTGGQVITEKLGLDLKSTTIDQLGNARQVIVTKENTTIVDGAGDKADIDARVNQIRSQLEETTSEFDKEKLQERLAKLAGGVAVVKVGAATETELKERKLRIEDALNATRAAVEEGIVSGGGTALVNVYHAVAAVEAAGDEKTGVEIVLRALEEPIRTIAANAGEEGSVIVDRLKKEKTGIGFNAATGEWVNMIEAGIVDPAKVTRSALQHAASVAGLFLTTEAVIADKPEPAGAAGAPDMGGMGGMGGMM